GGGAAGAGGAGGAAGAGCAACAGGCGCAGGATTTGACGCTTGAAGCCTGCTATCTTGCTTACCTCAAGGAAAAAAATTTTACCAAAGGAAGCCTTGCATGGCAAATTGGAGCCATGCGCTATCCGCTGCAAAAAATCGGCCTGCTGTCGGTGGCGAAGATCACTCGCAAGCACCTTGAGCAGCTCAAGGCTGAAATGCTGGCGATGCCGGTCAAGTCTGCCACGATTCGCGGCAGGCTTTCCGTGCTTCGTACAGTGCTTCGCTGGTGTGTCGAAAGGGGGTTTTGCGATCCTGTCCGGTTCCCCAAGCTGCCCCCAGCGCAGTATGAGAAGTTTGTGCCGCCAACGCCTGCGGAGCTTGCGGCCATAATGGAATGCGCCGCTCCACATATCGTGCGGACGGTCATCCTGGGGGCGCAGTGTGGCGTCCGTGTCGGGCCGTCAGAGCTGTTCGTTTTGACGTGGGATGATGTAGACCTTGCGCGAAAAGTCGTGCACGTCCACGGGGCAAAAAAGAATCACAGCGCGCCGTGGCGGGAGGTGCCCATACGGGAGGGCCTGCTGCCACTGTTCAGGCAGTGGTGGCAGGAGGATGCTGCGGATGGAGTGCCATATCTCATCCACCACAACGGAAAGCCAGTGGGAAGCATCAAGACCGCATGGGCGCAGGCTCTGCGTCGGGCGGGGATCACGCGGCGGATACGTCCGTATGACCTGCGCCACTTTTTTGCGACCGAGCTTATAGCCGGAGGAGTGGATATAGGCACCGTGGCAAAGCTCATGGGGCACAGCTCCCCGGCCATGATCCTGATGCACTATCAATACGTAATGGACGGTCAAAAACGGGCGGCCGTGGAAGCCCTGCCGGAGCTGGCTCATGTGCCCAAGTCCATGTGCCCAAAAGAAAAGGCTCTTACCGAGCGTCAGTAAGAGCCTGAAATATTTGGCGCGCCCGGGAGGATTCGAACCCCCGGCCAAGAGCTTAGAAGGCTCCTGCTCTATCCACCTGAGCTACGAGCGCACTGTTTGGTTTATACGGGGCAAGGCAGGGGCCGTCAAGAGCGGGAAAGGGGGGGGCATGCTTTTTGCTTGAGCCTGACGCAGGCGCGGGATACCATAAGGCCGCAGTTTCGGTCGGATTGTGGTGCCCGGCATTCCCGGGCCAAACTGGAGGTACGTATGTTTGAGTCTGCCGCGCTGGGGCGCACGTGTGATGACAAGGAATACGCAGAGACCATGCAGTCCCTGCGCATGCGCCTTTTTGAGGCGCAGCGTCAGTGCCTGGCACGCAAGATACCTGTGCTGGTGACCATTGCTGGTCTGAGCGGGGCAGGTCGTGGGGCTGTGGTCAATCTGCTGTCGGAATGGATGGACAGCAAGCACATCCACAATGATGCCTTCTGGATGGAAACGGATGAAGAGCGTCTGCGTCCCCCCCTGTGGCGCTACTGGCGCAAGCTGCCCGCAGCGGGCGAGATAGGGGTCTTTCTGGGGGGCTGGTATGGACCGGCTGTCCGGCTGCATTGCTGCGGCGAGCTGACGGACAGCGACTTTTTGTCCCGTTTGCACCGCGTGCGGGGGCTGGAAGCCAGTCTGGCGGATTCGGGCATGGCCATTGTCAAGCTCTGGCTGCATCTGGACAAGGCCACCTACGATCTGCGCCATCAGCATCGCCTGGCCCATAAGGAAGATTATCACTTCACGCCATACGACAAAAAGACAGCCGGCAATTATGACGGGCTTGTGGCCTCCATCACCACGGCCATCACCCAGACCGACCGCCCTCAGGCCCCCTGGACCATCGTGGATGCGGCGGATGCCAATTACCGCAATCTGTCCGTGGCACAGGCCATCATTGCGGGCATGGAACGCGCCATGGCGGCACAGGATGCCAAGGCGGCCCGCGTGAAGCAGGAAAAGGACGGTGCGGCGTCCACCGTGCAGGAGGGCCTCATTTCCACGCTGGATGCCATAGACCTGGGCATTTCGCAGGAGCCGCAGCACTATCGCAAGACGCTGGCCGCGCTGCAGGAAGAGCTGTACGGCCTTACCTACCATGCCTATCAAAAGGGCATTTCCAGTACGCTTATTTTCGAGGGCTGGGATGCCGCGGGGAAGGGCGGCGTCATCCGCCGGCTTACGGCAGGTGTGGATGCCCGCATTACCCGGGTCATTCCCATCAGTGCGCCTTCCGATGAAGAGCTGGCTCATCATTACCTGTGGCGCTTCTGGCGGCACATTCCGCGGGCCGGCTTCCTTACCATTTATGACCGGTCCTGGTACGGGCGCGTCCTGGTGGAGCGGGTGGAAGAGCTGACCCCGCGGGAAGACTGGAGCCGGGCCTACGCGGAAATCAATCATTTTGAGGAGCAGCTTACGGAAAACGGCAATATCCTGCTCAAGTTCTGGCTGCACATTTCACCGGAAGAGCAGCTGCGCCGGTTCCGGGAACGGGAAGAAACCCCGTGGAAGC
This DNA window, taken from uncultured Desulfovibrio sp., encodes the following:
- a CDS encoding site-specific integrase; protein product: MAIRERKGRASPWQCYWNNPLTGKRECANFATQQEAEKHDSLIKHRIKFDRESFRQGEGEEEEEQQAQDLTLEACYLAYLKEKNFTKGSLAWQIGAMRYPLQKIGLLSVAKITRKHLEQLKAEMLAMPVKSATIRGRLSVLRTVLRWCVERGFCDPVRFPKLPPAQYEKFVPPTPAELAAIMECAAPHIVRTVILGAQCGVRVGPSELFVLTWDDVDLARKVVHVHGAKKNHSAPWREVPIREGLLPLFRQWWQEDAADGVPYLIHHNGKPVGSIKTAWAQALRRAGITRRIRPYDLRHFFATELIAGGVDIGTVAKLMGHSSPAMILMHYQYVMDGQKRAAVEALPELAHVPKSMCPKEKALTERQ
- the pap gene encoding polyphosphate:AMP phosphotransferase; this translates as MFESAALGRTCDDKEYAETMQSLRMRLFEAQRQCLARKIPVLVTIAGLSGAGRGAVVNLLSEWMDSKHIHNDAFWMETDEERLRPPLWRYWRKLPAAGEIGVFLGGWYGPAVRLHCCGELTDSDFLSRLHRVRGLEASLADSGMAIVKLWLHLDKATYDLRHQHRLAHKEDYHFTPYDKKTAGNYDGLVASITTAITQTDRPQAPWTIVDAADANYRNLSVAQAIIAGMERAMAAQDAKAARVKQEKDGAASTVQEGLISTLDAIDLGISQEPQHYRKTLAALQEELYGLTYHAYQKGISSTLIFEGWDAAGKGGVIRRLTAGVDARITRVIPISAPSDEELAHHYLWRFWRHIPRAGFLTIYDRSWYGRVLVERVEELTPREDWSRAYAEINHFEEQLTENGNILLKFWLHISPEEQLRRFREREETPWKQYKITSEDWRNREKRDAYVPAADEMFLRTSTSYAPWHVIAAENKKYARLAVLRCYRDALRAALDRSAEKKPAGSKKKQRKGK